The following nucleotide sequence is from Chiroxiphia lanceolata isolate bChiLan1 chromosome 29, bChiLan1.pri, whole genome shotgun sequence.
ctgcacatccctgcacacccctgcacatccctgcacacccctgcacatccctgcacacccctgcacacccctgcacatccctgcacatccctgcacacccctgcacatccctgcacacccctgcacatccctgcacgtccctgcacacccctgcacatccctgcacacccctgcacacccctgcacacccctgcacatccctgcacacccctgcacacccctgcacatccctgcacatccctgcacacccctgcacatccctgcacacccctgcacacccctgcacatccctgcacatccctgcacgTCCCTGCACGTCCCTGCACgtccctgcacacccctgcacGTCCCTGCACgtccctgcacacccctgcacatccctgcacatccctgcacatccctgcacacccctgctcatccctgcacacccctgcacatccctgcacatccctgcacacccctgcacatccctgcacacccctgcacacccctgcacacccctgcacatccctgcacatccctgcacacccctgcacatccctgcacacccctgcacatccctgcacatccctgcacacccctgcacacccctgcacatccctgcacgtccctgcacatccctgcacacccctgcacatccctgcacatccctgcacacccctgcacatccctgcacatccctgcacacccctgcacatccctgcacacccctgcacatccctgcacatccctgcacacccctgcacacccctgcacacccctgcacatccctgcacacccctgcacatccctgcacatccctgcacgtccctgcacacccctgcacatccctgcacacccctgcacacccctgcacatccctgcacgtccctgcacatccctgcacgtccctgcacatccctgcacacccctgcacatccctgcacatccctgcacacccctgcacatccctgcacatccctgcacgtccctgcacacccctgcacatccctgcacatccctgcacgtccctgcacacccctgcacacccctgcacatccctgcacactcctgcacatccctgcacatccctgcacatccctgcacatccctgcacgTCCCTCCCGTCCCTTCCCGAAGGTCTGGGCCCGGCAGATCTCCCTGCAGGTGGCCTTTGCCTCTAAAAATAGCCTTTGTGCAATTCCCGAGGAAGGGAAGAGCAATTACACCTCCAGTCTGGGAGAAGcactccctcccttcccacGGGCTGGCTGCGGAGCCTCCCGGGGTAACAGGCAGAGCTTTTGTGCTGAGGTTGCTGCCCCGGAGCTCAGGTGACCTCCCCGAGCCTCTCCAGACCTGCACCCAAACCAGTGGTTGAGGTCAGGGCGGCTCCCGAGCCCCAGACAGGGTTCAGCTCCCCCTCCCAGCCATGGAAAGGGACGTTCTCTCTTTCCTCACCCCGTGTCGCAAGTCGGGGCCGCGAATTCGGCGGCGAAAACGCCCCGAAAACCTCAGGTCTTGCTCAAATAAAAGTGGTGTCTCaacactcccagctctgccttgatGTGCCTCCTCCAGAGGCTCTCCAGGGTGCCCTGATGGAGGGACACAGCCCAGCTCGGAGCTGACGGGGCACAATCACTTGGGAATGTTGCCCGAAAATTCGGgtgcagctctggagctgctggaatccCCTGGGTGCTTCCAAACCCTGCTGGAATCACCCCTGTGCTTCCAAACCCTGCTGGAATCACTCCTGTGcttccaaaccctcctggaatCACCCCTGTGTTTCCAAACCCTGCTGGAATCCCCCCTGTGCTTCCAAACCCTGCTGGAATCTCCTGGGTGCTTCCAAACCCTGCTGGAATCTCCTGGGTGcttccaaaccctcctggaatCACCCCTGTGcttccaaaccctcctggaacCCCCCCTGTGCTTCCAAACCCTGCTGGAATCCCATGGGTGcttccaaaccctcctggaatCCCCAGTGTGCTTCCCAACCCTTGCCAGGCTGACAGCCACActcctggaatgctttgggttggaagggacctcaaagctcagccagttccacctcctgccacgggcagggccactttttcctctctcccaggttgctcagagctccatcccaGGTGGCCTTGGACccttccagggacggggcaaACGAGAAACCCAACTCCTTGAACGAGCCTGGTCTGATTCCCTCGATCTCCCTGCTCCAAAGGGCAATATTCCAGGAGCCTATCTGGGCACCAGGGCTCTTCTGATAACCACAGTGCTGCCTagaaagcagccaggcaggtTCTCCACTGCTGGAGAgtgtcccagcccctgccttcAGCAGAGCCACCGCTGGGATCTGCAgcaggggagcagctggagaggccTGAGTCAGGCTTTGGGCTTGGCTTGGGGTATTCCCCCTCtccagcagaggctggagaCTAAAATTAAACCCATGAGGGAGGCAGCAAGGCAGGGCCTCGCCTGCCAGGGGGTCACACACGTGGAGTCCCACCCTGGGACACAACACACGGCCCAAAATTGAGGTGTCCCCACCCTCCAGCTGCCAAAGGGTTGCTGAGGGAGGAAGTTCCAGCCcagtgggagcagctgctgcttccctttgcTGCCCAGGAATCCCGGGGGGTGGCTGGgaccagctcagccagacctgCAGCTGATAAAGAGCCCTGGTGGGACGGGGGAGACGGGACAGAGACGGTCCCAAAGACACCCAAAGGTGATGAAATTGGGCTCTGGGTGGGCCAAGGCGcctctgctgctgaaaataaTCCTCCCAGCACAATTAAGGGCTGCTTGACCTGTGTCCTGATCCCTCCCTGAGATCTGGAGGGTGAGTTAATCTCGCTCAATAAATGTTTTGCACGTGGAATAATAGTGATGGAAGAAACTTCTTCCGTGAAAAACACCCTTTATTCCACACTGAGGCTCAAATATCCTTTCAAATGCCATTGTGGCACCTGAATGGGACCAGTTTCCAATTCCATTTGATGGGATAAACCTTGGACACCTTTAAAATCCCTTCACTTGCCACGTGATAAACTCAGGGAGATAAACTCAGTCTCCTGTTCTGTCTCACTCAGATGGGTGGGAGCTGTGTCTTCTGGACCGTGGAAAACAACATTAATTCATAAATCCCAGGATTATTtcggttggaaaagacctccaagatcatcaagtccagcctttgatccatccccaccttgtccccagcccagagcactcagtgccacatccagtccttccctgggcacctccagggctggggactccaaacctccctgggcagcccctgccaaggcctgaacaccctttccagggggaaattcctcctgatgaTTCCAAATTATCTgttctgaaatgaaagcaggatGAAATGCATGAAGATCTCCCCGAGGAAAAGAAAAGTTCACTCACCCCTCACGAGTTTGTACACCCTAAAGTCATTTCAGGGAATTCACTGGTGAAGAGCAAAGGAGAGAAGGACAAATTAAACTACAAACTCTTAAACTACAAACACAGCCCAAGAATTACTGGGAATTGGATGGTGTGAAAGGACTCTTGGATGGGATGAGGCGGCACCACAACACCCCCAGTGCAGTAAATGGATCAACCTGAGGGTCTGACCTTCATTCCCACCCCATGTCCTGTCCAGTTGGGTCAGTCAGGGCAATAAAAGGAGCCCTGTGTGTGAGCTGCCTACGTGtaggacagggctggggaggaaacTGCAGCGGGGCAGTTGTGAAACCATGAGCTCATCAGCCAGGAGGACTCATTCCCAGAAGGCAGGGCTCTGAAACCATATAAAAGTTCTCCAGTCCCTCTGCCCCGGCATCACTCGGCTCCCTGCGACTCCCTGTCGGCCACCTGGGTAAGTCAGAGGGCTCTGAGCCCTCCCTGGGCTTCTCCCTCACCTGGGTGCCCCTTTTTCAAAAGGAGGGTTTCACCTCCTGCCCTTGGATGTGCAAAAGGTTctcggagaggagaggggttGTGGGGAGGACAGGCAGCCTtgggacagctctgcagggtAAATCCAGGCTGGGTGTAGCTCTGGGGGGGGAGTTGAGGGCTAAATCAGACCCTTTCtgaaagggagagcagaggaaattATGCTGGTTAAAGTTCttcagggaaggagagcagTGGCCTCCTCGAGCTCCCTCTAAGCTGATTTCTTGGGATTCTGCTGTTGATAACAAGGATATTGTTAAAACTCCAATTGCATGGGAGAATTCTTTGGGAAagcagggatttggggctgcaggagcagagggatgaaggaattcctcctgtgctgcctcaCTCGTGCCAACCGTGGCAAGGGCAATGCATTAATTCGTTTAAAGAGCTTATCAGAtccttataaaaaaaaaatggcaagagAGGGGTGTCACTGacctggaggagggagaggagaggagggaattGGCTTTGGGGATGTGCTGAGAGGAGCAGCAACCccagggggaagggaggaggagctgccactctccccctcctgcccacagctccgggctggggcaggtcctgtgctgggggggctccAAAATGCCCCTTCCAGGCACCACTTTTCCAATCCTCACCTTTAATTTGTGCCTTTAAGCTGctttcagagaagcagcagcccaggcttTAGCAAAGACacttccccagcccagctgagcctgGACCTGCCTTCAGCAGCCACAAAACAGTTTCCCAAATTGCCAGGAACACGAGGAGTGGCCCTGGGAGCAGAAATCCCTCCTGGTGGCTCTGATTCATGCAGGTCACAGGTGTCATTAGTGGCCAGGCCAAtccagggacacggggacacgtTATCCCTGCTCGTTCTCCACTTTGGAGGATTGGGCCAGGGGGCACCTCAGCCCTTCACATCCCCCACAAAGTCGGGATGGAACCGGAGCAAGAGGAGGAATTGAGTCCTAATACTTAAAGGAAAGGCTTTTAATTCCAGGTAAAACCTGGAAACCATTGCAAAAGGGGCAAAACCCACTGAATTATTTCACTTTCGCCAATGTAACACATCCCGTTGGccccatatttatattttccagctttctgctttaaaatgtttgtctttcactttcattgtttttctgttgttattttgaCTTCCCGAGGCCGTTCTCTCCAGAGCAGATCTGTGGTTTGTCAGCTCCTCTCATCGATTCCCcaggacagaaataaaagggagCTGACACTTTgggaagaggggggaaaggaCTGTGAAGTACAAATCAGTCGCAGGTTCAAAGGAGTGGCTCCACCTCAGCCAGACCTGACAGGGCTGTCCCACATcgcagagcagagagaggagggacGAGACaaggcagggtgggagcaggagctgaaaggcaggatgaggaaggaagagcagatCGTCATTCTGGGACAACCTGCCTTGGGAAAACCAAGGGCAAACCGGGAGAACTTTGCTCGGGTTTCTTGGAACTCGTATTTTATAACTGAGCTCGTATTTTATAACTGAGCTCGTATTTTATAACTGAGCTCGTATTTTATAACTGAGCTCGTATTTTATAACTGAGCTCGTATTTCGTAACtgttccccctcctcctgctgcgCCTCCCTCAGCACCTCGGTAACgctctgattttctttcagacCACCCTGCAAAGATGTCCCTGAATCAGATGCAAATCAAGCAGGAGCTCACCCTGCCCCCCGGGCTGAGCAAGAGCATCCCCCCGCCGAGCCAGGACCCCGTGCCCAGCCCCGAGCCGTGCCCGCAGCAGCACCCCGAGCTCCAGGACCCCACACCCCGCCCGGACCCAGCCCCGGCGGTGGCGACGTGCCCAGAAAAAGCCGTGCCCTTGCCAAGCCAGGAGCCGGGCAAAGGAGAAGCCCCCGCGGTGGTgccccagtgcccagcccaggagcagcagcagcagcagagcaagtGCCCAGAGGAGAAACCAGCCTACCAAGAGCTGCCcgtgtcctgccctgccccagccccgtgtgggctggagaagcagcagtgccaggagagcCCCGTGCCAGTCCCTGGGACCTGCTCCGAGGCTGCAACCTGTgcccaggagaagcagcagatcaaggagaCCCCGGTGCCCATCCCTGTCCCGCTGCCTGACCCCACCCCGTGTCcccaggagaagcaggagaTCAAGGAgatccctgtgcccaccccgtGTCCCCAAGAGAAACAGGAGATCAAGGAGATCCCTGTGCCCGCCCCGTGTCcccaggagaagcaggagaTCAAGGAGACCCCCgtgtccatccctgtcccactgcctgACCCCACACCATGCCCTCAGGAGAAACAGGAGATCAAGGAGACccctgtgcccatccctgtcccactgcctgACCCCACACCATGCCCTCAGGAGAAACAGGAGGTCAAGGAGACccctgtgcccatccctgtcccactgcctgACCCCACACCATGCCCTCAGGAGAAACAGGAGGTCAAGGAGACCCCTGTCCCACTGCCCGACCCCACCCCGTGTCcccagcagaagcaggaggTCAAGGAgatccctgtgcccaccccgtgtccccaggagaagcaggagaTCAAGGAGACCCCCgtgcccatccctgtcccactgcccGACCCCACCCCGTGCCcccagcagaagcaggaggTCAAGGAGCTCCCCGTACCCGCCCCGTGCCCTCAGGAGAAGCAGGAGTGCCAGGACACCCCGGTGCCAGTGCCAGCTCCCCGTCCCGACCCCGAGCAGTTCTCCCTTCCCGAAAAGGTCCCtcctgtggagcagcagcagctcaaacAGCCCAACCCGTGGCCTCCCGCCCAGAAGTAAAGCGGGGCTGCCCGAGCTGAGCCCCGAGGGGAGAAGAAGATCCCAACCCCAAACCTCCTCTCCCACATCTCCCATCCAGAGGTCATTTCCCAGCACCTTTTGAATCGCTGCAGAGTTTCTGTGGGGAAGAAAATCGCTGTTGAGCTTCCAAGTCCCCCCTCCAATTAATGCTTTGTCCTGCACTAACAGCCCCCGGGATGCTCCACGGATAAAAAGGCTTCAAGCAGGGTCCTGGTTGTGTGTTCAGCTTCCCAGCAGCCTGAattcctgccctctcccagtCTCTCTGGCTTAGGAAGGCCCAGGGAGACACCAAAAAGCTCCCTGGCAGCACAAGGCAGGGTTCCTTAAGCTCAGCATTAAACTCTCCCCCAGCCCAAGGCCCAGCTCTGgtttccctgccttccccccccagccccctggaTTCCACCTCCCACCTGCATTTGGGGCTTCCTGCCTGTTAATAGTGGGAGGTTTGGGCAGAACCTGCTGCTGAAGGGTTCTGAtgcccctcccagcccatgaCATGGCAGTGCTGATTGGTTTTGTGCAATTAAAAAGGATCCACCGCCGGGCCGCAGGGAATAGGAAGGGATTTTAGGACAGAGGCACCAGCTCTGCCCGGGCAGGAGCCAGAGCTCACCTGGAATCTTCTGGGACGTGTgaaagagcagctccagctgagagGCTTCCTGGCAAACCTCCAGAATCCACTCCAGACACGTTTGGAAAGCAGGGATTCACCTCGGGCGTGGCTTCCCCGGGCTCCAcggggcagaggagggaacaCGCTCGGGGCTGCCTCAATTACACCCCACACGGGGCTGCTGTGGATGGATTTGCCACTTAGCTCTAATTATTTTAGGCTGGTGTTGCATCCAGGATTCATTTCACTGTGAAAATCAGCAATAAAAGTTGCTTTGAATACCGAGTTGTGGAGGTTTTTCTGGGTCTCTGCTCAAAAAAGGTGGGAGGGAGCCTCAGGTGACAGCAGGCAGGTGTTTGTCGGGGTCAGAGCTTGGGGCTCTCCAATCAGGACCTGGAAACTCGGGAATGGGTGACCCTGagtcacagaaccatggaatggtttggaatgGGAGGCTCCTTAAAGTCcctccagtcccaccccctgccatgggcagggacaccttcctctatcccaggttgctccgacctgaccttggacacttccagggatcctgGGGCAGACaaaacttccctgggcaacctgtgccagggcctcccccccctcccagggaggagttTATCCTTAATATCCCATCTCAAccacctgtgtgtgtgtctctaaAGGCAATTTTTTGGcagataaaagagaaagataacAAACAACACGAGCAAAGTGACAATAAAAACATCAGGAAGCAAGTGATGAGGTTATTCATCGTTTTATTGCAGTGTGCCCCAAGTTAAGAGCAGGATAAAGCGGCCccaggatttatttatttattattttccagcGGAGGGTGAGCTAATCCCAGGTGATGAATTGCACCTCGTTGGAAAGCAATTGCTCCTTGCAAAGCTGAGGAGGCGGCTGCGGGGGGTTTGGAGCCCTTCCAGCGGCGCCAGCAGACAGGGAAGTTGGGAAAGGAGCGTTTGGAAACGGGGAATTTGCATTTGGAAAGGGGGAATTTGCATCTCCCGCGGCAGCTTCGGGGCCGTCGGGGCTACTTCTGCTTggggcagccctgctgctgctgctgctgctgctgggggaggctCTTCACGGGGCACTTGGGCTGCCCTTTGGGGGCCTGGCTTTGCTCCACACCCTTGGCAGGGGCCACACACTTctcctggcactggggagggaggcactgctgctgcttctgctggtgGGACGACATCCCTGCCGAGCCTGCAAGAAAAACCCCAGAGCCGGGGTGGTTCGTTTTCAatcccctccacacacacacgtCTCCTTTTGGGATATCACGGTTTCAGGAGGTTCCTCAGCTCTGGCATCGACTCACCAGCCAAGAGGATGGGATTTTGAGGTTAATCCTCCCATCAAAACCACTCTGGGCAATAAATCCCTGAGgatgctgctctccagccccgGTGAGGCCACTTTGCTGCATCTGCCcctcagtgacttttttttggGCCCCCATCACACCCTCTGTGGGCTCTGCTGAGCCCTCAGAGAGGAACTGCACATAAAGTGAGTGCCAGAGGGAAGGTCCAGCCTAacagagcctggctccagcctaACAGAGCCTGGCTCCAAGCAGGGAAGTGGCTGCGGGAGCTGAGGAGGAGACAAACAGCAAGTGGGGTTTTCCTTCATTCCCTCTGctcaaaaaaatgtttgctggaCATTTCAACTCAGACAAGCACAGAAGAAATGCAGGTTTGAAGGCAAACTCGCTTGGCTCAAGGAGAACCCCTTCAGAGCAGGGGTTGAAACTGTTTAAAGAGGAGCAGAAAACTGGGGAGAGCTCAGTGCTGTGAGTTCTGGAAGCAGGAGATCGTTGGGGAACAGCCCCCTTTGGCAACAAGCACGTCCCTGCTCAGGTCAGTGGGAGcctcagagcaggagctgcatctCTGGCCACTAAATTTGGGTGAACTGAGAGGATTTTATACAGAAAAGTGGAACTCAGAGCCCTGGGAATCCAGGAGACTGATCAGATGCAAAAGCAGCTTCCCACGGGTGCCAACTGCTGGCAGCTGATCCCCAACCCCTGCTGGTTACCCACAGGCTTCTTATCAGCCTGGGGGAAATTCAGAGGGTTGGCAAGGGGGTTCTGGGCCCAAAGAGGCAGCAAACCACCGTTTGGAACCTCAGAAAGCCTCCAAACCCCGTCCCGTGCCTCTCACCTGCCGGGGGAAAACCTGGAGCTGGGACTGGAGGGACAAAACAAGGACAAACCACCCCCATCCCAAAGCCCCAGAACCACCCCCTGAGCGGCCAGGGAGGACTCACCTGGTGTCTCACCTGGTGTctcctgctctgggagggaaggagaagccaCTGGAGGTGAGGAGCTGCCCCGGCAGGAGGGTTTTATACCCTCCCAGGAGCTGATGACAACAGATTAACTCGATGACCAGAATCTTTCACAACCAGAACCTGCCCCGCTCCCACCTCCGTGCTCCTGGACCACAGTCAAGGCCTGGGAAGGattcctcctcttccagctgcGGGggatttgttgtttttaatgcCAGGCACACCCAGGCTGATAATCACGGgctaatttattaataattccCCTCGTCCCTGTCCTGGGCACGGATCCCAcggctctgtggggctgggacacagctcACGTCCTCTCCAGAGGGAGCAGAACGTGGTCACACAAAACTCAGGGGATAAGTTATCTGTGACCACAGCACAGATGCCCAGAAACCTGAGTGGGGTGGGGGaacccctgtgccagcccctggcAAGGGCAGCAGGTCCATCTTTGGCCTCCTGTGCTTCTGGATTTTGCTGTTGCCCTTCTCCGGTTtcctccccccaaaaagggGGAATAAAACGCTTCATAAAGCCAAGAAATTAGAAATCTTTCCCCTGGTTTTTTCCTTGCACTTTACTGTGGTTTTTCACTGCActaacttcatttttaattaattgaattcttttttcccaAACCCTGGGTTTGggcaggatttcttttttttttctgaggatgGATCCACGTTGCAGAAAAATGTGGATTCCCTGGAGATTTTTCCAAGGAAGGGACAGAGAAAATGTTCCATCTGAAGCCTTGGCTTTGCTGGAAAAGGAACCCTTGATTGTTCCCACCAACAATCCTTGGCTGTTCCCACCATCAATCCTTGATTGTTTTTACCAACAGTCCTTGGTCATTCCCACCAACAATCCTTGGTCATTCCCACCAACAATCCTTGGTTGTTCCCACCAAAAATCCTTGACTGTTCCCACCAAAAATCCTTGGCTGTTCCCACCAAAAATCCTTGATTGTTCCCACCAAAAATCCTTGGCTATTCCCACCAAAAATCCTTGATTGTTCCCACCAACAATCCTTGGCTATTCCCACCAACAATCCTTGATTGTTCCCACCAAAAATCCTTGATTGTTCCCACCACCAATCCTTGGCTATTCCCACCAACAATCCTTGATTGTTCCCACCAAAAATCCTTGATTGTTCCCACCACCAATCCTTGGCTATTCCCACCAACAATCCTTGATTGTTCCCACCAAAAATCCTTGATTGTTCCCACCACCAATCCTTGGCTATTCCCACCAACAGTCCTTGATTGT
It contains:
- the LOC116799606 gene encoding cell surface glycoprotein 1-like, whose amino-acid sequence is MSLNQMQIKQELTLPPGLSKSIPPPSQDPVPSPEPCPQQHPELQDPTPRPDPAPAVATCPEKAVPLPSQEPGKGEAPAVVPQCPAQEQQQQQSKCPEEKPAYQELPEKQQIKETPVPIPVPLPDPTPCPQEKQEIKEIPVPTPCPQEKQEIKEIPVPAPCPQEKQEIKETPVSIPVPLPDPTPCPQEKQEIKETPVPIPVPLPDPTPCPQEKQEVKETPVPIPVPLPDPTPCPQEKQEVKETPVPLPDPTPCPQQKQEVKEIPVPTPCPQEKQEIKETPVPIPVPLPDPTPCPQQKQECQDTPVPVPAPRPDPEQFSLPEKVPPVEQQQLKQPNPWPPAQK